AGATGGTGGATTCTGTTATCGGAATCGTTCAGGACAAGGCAATAGGTGACAAGGCCAAGGAGGACCGGATCGCCTCCCTGGTGAAGGAACGTTTCGACTTCGATGGCATGGCCAGAAGGGCGCTGGGAAAGAACTGGAGAAAGGCCGATTCCGGACAGAGAGAAAAATTCACCGGGCTATTTACCGATCTCCTGGAGACCACCTACTCGGGAAGGATCATCAACTATTCCGGGGAAAGGGTAAAATACACGAGGGAAAGGATCAGGGGCAACCGCGCCATCATCGACACGTTTATTGTTTCCGGCAACAAGGACATACCGGTCATTTACAGGATGGTAAAAAGCTCAGGCGGATGGTTCGTCGTTGATGTGGTGATCGAGGAAGTGAGC
This portion of the bacterium BMS3Abin14 genome encodes:
- the mlaC gene encoding putative phospholipid-binding protein MlaC precursor, whose protein sequence is MAVVVMCLFLLPAIALAGPQDQIRQMVDSVIGIVQDKAIGDKAKEDRIASLVKERFDFDGMARRALGKNWRKADSGQREKFTGLFTDLLETTYSGRIINYSGERVKYTRERIRGNRAIIDTFIVSGNKDIPVIYRMVKSSGGWFVVDVVIEEVSLIRNFRDTYSEIIANEGFTGLFDRMARKIKELKNSSDGGVAQ